The region TAATTGCATCATCACTATAAATATGAGAAACAAGGCCAGATGCAGTACCCATTAAGAGAGAGTTAGTGGCAGGGATTAAGGCATAAGCTGCAATAAAGAGTTTATCGCCTAAGCCAGTTAACGTATAACCACTTAACATAACGAATAGATAAGCTAAGGCAAGCATAATACTGCCTAATAAAATGGCTCGCCTAAGCCCTAAAATTTGATCCGCCATAAAGCCGCCTAATACAGGCATAAGATAACTTGTAGCCTGTGTAACACCAATAAAAGCATAAGCTTTAGCTTGGTTATATCCCAATCCATGTTCAATAAGTGGACGGGTTAAAAACAAAATTAGAACGGTATTTAAGGCGTAAACAGAAAATTGGCTCCAAAAGGTTATCAATACAATGTTATTAGTTTGCTGCTGCCTTAAATCGCTTGTTGGTAAATAATTTTTAATGGCTTGATATAACATCCTAAACTCCCTTATAGACGTTACTTAGCTAAATAACCTAAGTGATGTAATATTTTAATAAACTATTTACGTTTAATTTCTAAAACTTTTATTTCTTAGCCAATATAATGTCAATGATATGCGTATCATGATATGGAAAAGTAAATATTCTACTGAATAGACGTTTTAACCGCTCCAGTAAAAAATTTTTAGGTAGCATTCTTATTGAAATACTATTTAAAAACCAAGTACCTTCGACGCCAAAACGGGCTAATTCATCAACATTATTTAATTGAATTGGTATATGTAAGCGTTTGTGTTCAACAACTTGAAATTGGTGTTGATTAAATACTTGTAATAATTCATTTAAACTAGCAGAAACCGTTGTATTTCTGACCATGGCTTTATAATAATGACCAACCACAGTGCTTACCAATGAATCCTCGGCAATAAAATTGGCTAAATGTTGCTGAGCAACAGGAAATGATTCGTAGGTTGTAGTAATTAAAGAAAAATAGCTATTTTCATGCGTTAATAAATCCGCTTGGTTAAATAAAGTATGAATAGGAATATAAGCATTTATAAAATGAGCAAGAACTAAATCCTGACTATGGTGAGGTAAAAAACGACTTGCTTCTGTTGCGCTAGCTTCAATTGCGGTTAATGGTAATGCTTTTCTTGCTAAAGCTAATCTTTTGCTTGAAATATCAATACCAGTAAAGTCAGCGTCAGGCATATAAGTTTTTAGCTTTTCTAAAAAGGCACCGTTACCAACGCCAAAATCAAGCACTTTATAACCCGCTTGGTTTCCCAAATGCGCTTTTTTAATCTGATTAATTGCTTCTTGATGACTATGGCTGATGGATTGAAACATATCAGCAGTAGCATAGTTATCAGAAATATTATTGTATTGAGCCTTAAAAGGCATTCGTAATCCACCTTCTAAACATCAAGCTAGTATATCTCGAATTTACTTAAAATGGCGATACTAGATTTTAAAACCTTATTTTTCAATATTATAGATGCCAATTAAAGTGAGTAAAAACCTGTGACAGGCTAACTATATAAATAAATTGAATTTAAAGTGTTGTTAAAAAGAAATATATTGTTTATTTCCTTAATTATATTACTATTTATAGTTTTTATTTTACTAGACATAAACTATGGCAATAGCTCAACTTTCTTGGCCAAGATATATTACTAAAGAATCAGTCACATTTTTATTAACTGCATTACTGTTTGCCATCCCAATTAGCTCTAGCGGTAAAAGTATTTTTGTAGGATTAGCAGTTGCTACTATACTTATATCAGCGAATTTCCGTGCCCAGATCAAAAATCTATTAACTCACACTTGGTGTAAGGCCCTATTACTTTTTGTATTAATTGCCTTGCT is a window of Legionella busanensis DNA encoding:
- a CDS encoding class I SAM-dependent methyltransferase; translated protein: MPFKAQYNNISDNYATADMFQSISHSHQEAINQIKKAHLGNQAGYKVLDFGVGNGAFLEKLKTYMPDADFTGIDISSKRLALARKALPLTAIEASATEASRFLPHHSQDLVLAHFINAYIPIHTLFNQADLLTHENSYFSLITTTYESFPVAQQHLANFIAEDSLVSTVVGHYYKAMVRNTTVSASLNELLQVFNQHQFQVVEHKRLHIPIQLNNVDELARFGVEGTWFLNSISIRMLPKNFLLERLKRLFSRIFTFPYHDTHIIDIILAKK